The proteins below come from a single Campylobacter sp. MG1 genomic window:
- the pssA gene encoding CDP-diacylglycerol--serine O-phosphatidyltransferase, with the protein MIDKNTHKVAYILPNLFTASSIFLAVLSMIASINNDYDKAMILIIVSLICDGLDGRVARLTNTTSKFGVEFDSLADIVAFGVAPAVLFYFNLGQDYGRFGSLAMAVFIIFGAIRLARFNVTTGTYDPRFFIGLPIPTAAVVLGIWVVFYKHYFDGDTIVGVFIILLSFLLSFLMVSNVRYHSFKKIELHKTMMLKVLVILIFACSLIWLFPLEIFTLLVSVYVIYGLSRAIYNLYIKKIKKVG; encoded by the coding sequence ATGATTGATAAAAATACTCATAAAGTAGCTTATATATTGCCAAATTTATTTACAGCTTCTTCTATTTTTTTGGCTGTGTTAAGTATGATTGCTTCAATTAATAATGACTATGACAAAGCTATGATTTTAATTATAGTAAGTTTGATTTGTGATGGCTTAGATGGTCGCGTAGCAAGACTTACAAATACTACTTCAAAATTTGGAGTAGAATTTGATAGTTTAGCTGATATTGTGGCTTTTGGCGTAGCACCTGCAGTATTATTTTATTTTAATTTAGGTCAAGATTATGGGCGATTTGGCTCTTTAGCAATGGCTGTATTTATAATATTTGGCGCTATTCGTTTGGCAAGATTCAATGTAACTACTGGTACTTATGATCCTAGATTTTTTATAGGTCTTCCAATTCCAACGGCTGCGGTTGTTTTGGGTATTTGGGTGGTTTTTTATAAACACTATTTTGATGGAGATACTATTGTAGGTGTTTTTATTATCTTATTATCGTTTTTATTATCATTTTTAATGGTTAGTAATGTTAGATACCATAGTTTTAAAAAGATAGAATTGCATAAAACAATGATGTTAAAGGTATTAGTAATTTTAATTTTTGCTTGTTCTTTAATATGGTTGTTTCCATTAGAAATTTTTACATTATTAGTTAGCGTTTATGTTATTTATGGTTTATCAAGAGCGATTTATAATTTATATATAAAAAAGATTAAAAAAGTAGGATAA
- a CDS encoding NYN domain-containing protein, with translation MDNSSVAVFIDAENIPAKYAREIFDYASNYGNVIIKRIYADWSKENIQNWREKIFDYGIIAMQQFSTSSGKNSSDMYLTTEALSIFYEKQIDVFVIVSGDSDYTSLAQKLRENKKLVIGIGTNKSLKSYVNSFNEFFYLDNEKVKCNDKDRLKAIPKEQLKELEQIIDNLIDEKTRAEYAVINTYMQKKYSDFHAKNYGFSSFRQLIENFILKHNEYQEKVSDDKCTYYLVKNSTLLRP, from the coding sequence TTGGATAATAGTAGCGTAGCAGTATTTATAGATGCAGAAAACATACCTGCAAAATATGCTAGAGAAATATTTGACTATGCTTCTAATTATGGAAATGTTATTATTAAAAGAATATATGCTGATTGGAGTAAAGAAAATATTCAAAATTGGCGTGAAAAAATATTTGATTATGGCATTATTGCAATGCAGCAATTTTCTACTTCATCGGGTAAAAACTCATCTGATATGTATCTTACAACTGAAGCTTTAAGCATATTTTATGAAAAACAAATAGATGTTTTTGTTATAGTTTCAGGTGATAGTGATTATACGAGTTTGGCTCAAAAATTAAGAGAAAACAAAAAATTAGTAATCGGAATAGGAACTAATAAATCTTTAAAATCATATGTAAATTCATTTAATGAGTTTTTTTATTTGGATAATGAAAAAGTCAAATGCAATGATAAAGATAGATTAAAGGCAATTCCAAAAGAGCAATTAAAAGAATTAGAGCAAATAATAGATAATTTAATTGATGAAAAAACTAGAGCAGAATATGCAGTAATAAATACATATATGCAGAAAAAATATTCTGATTTTCACGCTAAAAATTATGGTTTTAGTAGTTTTAGACAATTAATTGAGAATTTTATTTTAAAACATAATGAATACCAAGAAAAAGTATCTGATGATAAATGTACTTATTATCTTGTAAAAAATTCTACACTCCTTCGCCCATAA
- a CDS encoding 2-isopropylmalate synthase, whose amino-acid sequence MKERIIIFDTTLRDGEQSPGASMNTEEKIQIALALERLGVDVMEVGFAASSPGDYEAINKIAQIIKSSSVCSLARCVENDIIQAGKALEPAAKKRIHTFIATSPIHMEYKLKKTPAEVLATAVKNVKLAKSLCDDVEFSCEDALRSDVNFLKEMADAVYEAGARTLNLPDTVGYRMPNEIYKVFKEISDYTKGRLIVSAHHHNDLGLATANTIYSVLAGARQVEVTLNGLGERAGNAALEELVMAFKVRGDELGEFDMNINTKEIYPASRLLSNIIGVNPQPNKAIVGKNAFTHESGIHQDGVLKCRETYEIMKASDIGLVQDNLVLGKHSGRAAFNDKLKSLGFTLDTDELNRAFAEFKDLCDKKKEVFDDDLIAIVAADKIKIEERFKLLNLQVTDCSSGLATAAVTMDCDGVIISEAAIGDGVIDAVFKVIDRTSKVGGNLLDYKVDAVTKGKDALAQVSVKVSFEGQRAIIGHGLDFDTMKASAKAYLGALNSYISMNR is encoded by the coding sequence ATGAAAGAAAGAATTATAATATTTGATACAACTTTAAGAGATGGTGAGCAAAGTCCAGGTGCTTCAATGAATACAGAAGAAAAAATCCAAATAGCTTTAGCGCTTGAGCGTTTGGGTGTTGATGTTATGGAAGTAGGGTTTGCAGCATCTAGTCCAGGAGATTACGAAGCGATTAATAAAATTGCACAAATTATTAAAAGCTCAAGCGTTTGTTCTCTTGCAAGATGTGTAGAAAACGACATTATTCAAGCAGGTAAAGCACTTGAACCAGCAGCTAAAAAACGCATTCATACTTTTATTGCGACAAGCCCAATTCATATGGAATACAAGCTTAAAAAAACTCCAGCAGAAGTTTTAGCAACTGCAGTTAAGAATGTAAAATTAGCTAAGAGTTTATGTGATGATGTTGAGTTTTCTTGTGAAGACGCTTTAAGAAGTGATGTAAATTTTTTAAAAGAAATGGCTGATGCAGTCTATGAAGCAGGTGCAAGGACATTAAATTTGCCAGATACAGTTGGATATAGAATGCCAAATGAAATTTATAAAGTATTTAAAGAGATTAGTGATTATACTAAAGGAAGGCTTATAGTATCAGCACATCATCATAATGATTTAGGTTTAGCTACTGCAAATACTATATATTCAGTTTTAGCAGGTGCAAGACAGGTTGAAGTTACTTTAAACGGTCTAGGAGAACGTGCTGGTAATGCTGCACTTGAAGAATTAGTAATGGCATTTAAAGTAAGAGGCGATGAACTTGGTGAATTTGATATGAATATAAATACTAAAGAGATTTATCCAGCAAGTAGATTGTTATCAAATATAATTGGTGTAAATCCACAGCCGAATAAAGCAATAGTAGGTAAAAACGCATTTACACACGAAAGTGGAATCCATCAAGATGGTGTTTTAAAATGTCGTGAAACTTATGAGATTATGAAAGCTAGTGATATAGGCTTAGTTCAAGATAATTTAGTCTTAGGAAAACACAGCGGAAGAGCAGCGTTTAATGATAAATTAAAATCTCTTGGTTTTACATTAGATACTGATGAGTTAAATCGTGCATTTGCAGAGTTTAAAGACCTTTGCGATAAGAAAAAGGAAGTATTTGATGATGACTTGATAGCAATAGTAGCTGCTGATAAGATTAAAATAGAAGAAAGATTCAAATTATTAAATTTACAAGTAACTGATTGTTCTTCAGGTTTAGCAACTGCAGCTGTTACTATGGATTGTGATGGTGTAATAATTAGCGAAGCTGCTATTGGAGATGGTGTAATTGATGCTGTGTTTAAAGTAATTGATAGAACTAGTAAAGTTGGTGGTAATTTACTTGATTATAAGGTTGATGCGGTTACTAAGGGCAAGGATGCATTAGCACAAGTTAGTGTAAAAGTTAGCTTTGAAGGTCAGCGTGCAATTATTGGACATGGGCTTGATTTTGATACAATGAAAGCAAGTGCTAAAGCATATTTAGGTGCATTAAATAGCTATATTTCAATGAATAGATAA
- a CDS encoding NfeD family protein, with amino-acid sequence MSSLYLLCIGIFLGILELLVGSFYIIFFAIGFIIVGAINLIKPLDLELQIILIAVISLVLLIIFKFFVKTKKVENYDDDFLNTQGEGVVKNGMIYYKGSFWQTTDNLTLKEGEIVKIEKIHNNKVKIKQD; translated from the coding sequence ATGAGTAGCCTATATTTACTTTGTATAGGAATATTTTTAGGAATTTTAGAATTATTAGTCGGTAGTTTTTATATAATATTTTTTGCTATAGGATTTATTATTGTCGGTGCAATTAATTTAATAAAGCCATTAGATTTAGAATTACAAATAATATTAATTGCTGTTATATCTCTTGTTTTACTTATAATTTTTAAATTTTTTGTTAAAACTAAAAAAGTAGAGAATTATGACGATGATTTTTTAAATACTCAAGGCGAAGGCGTTGTTAAAAATGGTATGATTTATTATAAAGGCTCATTTTGGCAAACAACTGATAATTTAACCTTAAAAGAAGGTGAAATTGTAAAAATTGAAAAAATCCACAATAATAAAGTAAAAATCAAACAAGATTAA
- a CDS encoding SPFH domain-containing protein, with protein sequence MMEFLIFVGVLLALIIVILIKSIIIVSQSDIVIVERLGKFHKELSGGFHLIFPFIDMVKSIITIKEQLIDIEKQQVITKDNVNILVDGIVFLKVTNGKMAFYNVENYKKAISNLAMTTLRGEIGGMYLDDTLSSRDSLNSALQIALGDAADNWGVKIMRVEISEISVPSGIEEAMNLQMKAEREKRAIELNAEAQKVALIKNAEALKQEQVLNAEAIERMADAKKYEQIALAQGQKEAMNNINEAMAQNINAAEFLLAKGRVEAFLALAKSENKDKILVPYESTELIGALSVLKEFVGKK encoded by the coding sequence ATGATGGAATTTTTAATTTTTGTTGGAGTTTTACTAGCTTTAATAATAGTCATTTTAATAAAGTCTATAATTATAGTGTCGCAAAGCGATATTGTAATAGTTGAGCGATTAGGTAAATTTCACAAAGAATTAAGCGGAGGATTTCATTTAATCTTTCCTTTTATTGATATGGTTAAATCAATAATTACTATTAAAGAGCAACTAATAGATATAGAAAAACAACAAGTTATTACAAAAGATAATGTAAATATTTTAGTTGATGGGATAGTTTTTCTAAAAGTAACAAATGGAAAAATGGCATTTTATAATGTTGAAAATTATAAAAAAGCTATATCAAATTTAGCTATGACAACTCTTAGGGGTGAGATTGGCGGTATGTATCTTGATGATACTTTAAGTAGTCGTGATAGTTTAAATAGTGCTTTACAAATTGCACTTGGAGATGCTGCTGATAACTGGGGTGTAAAAATTATGAGAGTAGAAATTTCTGAAATTTCAGTTCCTAGTGGCATAGAAGAAGCAATGAATTTACAAATGAAAGCTGAAAGAGAAAAAAGAGCTATAGAATTAAACGCTGAAGCACAAAAAGTAGCACTTATAAAAAATGCTGAAGCATTAAAGCAAGAGCAAGTTTTAAACGCTGAAGCAATAGAAAGAATGGCTGATGCTAAAAAATACGAACAAATTGCATTAGCTCAAGGTCAAAAAGAAGCTATGAATAACATAAATGAAGCAATGGCACAAAACATTAATGCAGCTGAGTTTTTATTAGCTAAAGGCAGAGTAGAAGCATTTTTAGCTTTAGCAAAAAGTGAAAATAAAGATAAAATATTAGTTCCTTATGAAAGCACTGAATTAATAGGAGCTTTAAGTGTATTAAAAGAATTTGTAGGCAAAAAATGA
- the fdh3B gene encoding formate dehydrogenase FDH3 subunit beta: MARMKFFVDKNRCIGCFACQVACSSGHEVPIGIKRRKVITLNDGIEGKEVSMTIACQHCTDAPCAQVCPVKCFYIREDGIVLHDKKECIGCGYCLYACPFGAPQFPRDGAFGIKGEMDKCTMCAGGPEETNSDEERELYGQNRISEGRVPICAAVCATNALLVGDESEVSNVYRKRVLTKNANVNLSNMFI, translated from the coding sequence ATGGCTAGAATGAAGTTTTTTGTTGATAAAAATCGTTGTATTGGTTGTTTTGCTTGTCAAGTTGCGTGTTCAAGCGGACATGAAGTTCCTATTGGTATTAAAAGAAGAAAAGTAATTACTTTAAATGATGGTATTGAAGGCAAAGAAGTGTCAATGACAATAGCATGTCAGCATTGCACTGACGCACCTTGTGCTCAAGTTTGCCCTGTTAAATGCTTTTATATTCGTGAAGATGGTATCGTATTACACGATAAAAAAGAATGTATTGGTTGTGGTTATTGCTTATATGCTTGTCCATTTGGTGCTCCACAATTTCCAAGAGATGGAGCGTTTGGAATTAAAGGCGAAATGGATAAATGTACAATGTGTGCAGGAGGTCCTGAAGAGACAAATAGTGATGAAGAAAGAGAGCTTTACGGACAAAACCGCATAAGCGAAGGAAGAGTGCCTATTTGTGCTGCTGTATGTGCTACAAATGCACTTTTAGTTGGAGATGAGAGCGAAGTTTCTAATGTATATAGAAAGCGTGTTTTAACTAAAAATGCAAATGTTAATTTAAGTAATATGTTTATTTAA
- a CDS encoding formate dehydrogenase subunit alpha: MRNLGRRSFLKLAAVAGASTTAFGATNATLKADEKVKMPYEGSKSVRTVCSICSAGCGIEAEVVNGVWVRQNNAIDHPISLGSHCCKGIDQIDLTKSKCRVKYPLKRVNGKWERISWEQAVNEIGDKMLDIRKESGPDSVMFLGSAKFNNQQAYYFRKFAAFWGTNSIDHVARIUHSATVAGVANTWGYGAMTNHFGDVVGNTKCMIMFGANSAVANPIGFKHILQAKDRNNAPLIVVDPIFTRSAAHADIYVRIRPGTDIAFVYGMLNLIFENGWEDKEIIKNRSYGVDLIREEAKKYTPSEVADICGCSEEILIQVTKLFATTKPATLFWSLGITQHSVGSSNTRILAILQLVLGNIGKPGGGTNIIRGHDNVQGATDMGCLADTLPAYYGLAEGAWKHFCNFWGVSYEYMQKRFVDDSANGGKKWMHEKGFSLSRWWQGVKGVVPYGTDTTHSNAPVRVLWVQGTGITSMAHTVKIQEALKKLDLIVVAEPFVNEVAVLADRPDGIYILPASTQFETEGYVTATNRSMQWRSQVVKPIYESKEDQEIMFMFAKKFGFYTEYTRGMKLELQNHKLVQVIPDDVDAKWPDDATREMSNGLLSIGLRGISAERLRKHQANWANFDPDTLMGIGGDVKGEYYGLPWPVWDAKHPGTAILWNPNVPYEKGGMGFRNRFGLEHNGVSQLADNSFTPVGSKVKGGYPEIKKDNIEQVFGITLSDEEKELMGNSWSTDISGIILEKCREKSACCLGNARARTIVWEFSDQIPKHREPVHSPRWDLVQKYPTFDDQTTPNFRVTTMFKSEQQKQDWSKDFPIIISSMRLVNLSGAGMLERTSKYLADITPEMFANVHPELAMQHNIGDGEMMWIHSPQGTKIKVKCIHNRSVTPDRICLPYNFAGVLQGVDLSHNYPEGTKPYTIGEMSNTVTNYGFDPNTQISEFNAGLCKIERA, translated from the coding sequence ATGCGTAATTTAGGTAGAAGAAGCTTTTTAAAACTTGCAGCAGTTGCAGGTGCAAGCACTACCGCATTTGGTGCGACAAACGCAACCTTAAAGGCAGATGAAAAAGTTAAAATGCCTTATGAAGGTAGTAAAAGTGTTCGCACAGTTTGCTCTATTTGTAGTGCTGGTTGTGGTATAGAAGCTGAAGTAGTAAATGGTGTTTGGGTTAGACAAAATAACGCAATAGACCATCCAATTTCACTTGGAAGTCATTGCTGTAAGGGAATTGACCAAATTGATTTAACCAAATCAAAATGTCGTGTTAAATACCCATTAAAAAGAGTTAATGGTAAATGGGAAAGAATTAGCTGGGAACAAGCTGTAAATGAAATCGGCGATAAAATGCTAGATATTAGAAAAGAAAGCGGTCCTGATAGCGTAATGTTTTTAGGTTCAGCTAAGTTTAACAATCAACAAGCATATTATTTTAGAAAATTTGCTGCATTTTGGGGAACAAACTCAATAGATCACGTAGCTAGAATTTGACACAGCGCAACAGTAGCCGGTGTGGCTAATACTTGGGGATATGGCGCTATGACAAATCACTTTGGTGATGTTGTAGGTAATACAAAATGTATGATTATGTTTGGTGCAAACTCAGCAGTTGCAAACCCTATTGGATTTAAGCATATTTTACAAGCTAAAGATAGAAATAATGCTCCTTTAATCGTAGTTGATCCTATTTTTACAAGAAGTGCAGCTCATGCTGATATTTATGTAAGAATTCGTCCAGGAACTGACATTGCATTTGTATATGGAATGTTAAATCTTATTTTTGAAAATGGTTGGGAAGACAAAGAAATAATCAAAAATAGGTCTTATGGAGTTGATTTAATTCGTGAAGAAGCTAAAAAATATACTCCTAGCGAAGTTGCTGATATTTGCGGATGTAGTGAAGAAATTCTAATTCAAGTTACAAAATTATTTGCGACTACAAAACCTGCTACACTATTTTGGTCATTAGGTATTACTCAACATTCAGTTGGTAGTTCAAATACTCGTATTTTAGCTATTTTACAATTAGTGTTAGGAAATATTGGAAAACCTGGTGGCGGAACTAATATTATTCGTGGTCACGATAATGTTCAAGGTGCAACAGATATGGGATGTTTAGCAGACACACTTCCTGCTTATTATGGCTTAGCTGAAGGTGCTTGGAAACATTTTTGCAATTTTTGGGGAGTTAGCTATGAATATATGCAAAAACGCTTCGTAGATGATAGTGCAAATGGTGGCAAAAAATGGATGCACGAAAAAGGATTTAGTTTATCTCGCTGGTGGCAAGGTGTTAAAGGCGTAGTTCCTTATGGCACGGATACAACTCATTCAAATGCTCCTGTTAGAGTTCTTTGGGTTCAAGGAACTGGAATTACTTCTATGGCTCACACTGTTAAAATTCAAGAAGCACTTAAAAAACTTGATTTAATAGTAGTTGCTGAACCATTTGTAAATGAAGTTGCAGTTTTAGCAGACCGCCCTGATGGAATTTATATACTTCCTGCTTCAACTCAATTTGAAACAGAAGGATATGTAACAGCTACAAATCGTTCTATGCAATGGAGAAGCCAAGTAGTAAAACCAATTTATGAAAGTAAAGAAGACCAAGAGATTATGTTTATGTTTGCTAAGAAATTTGGCTTTTATACAGAATATACTCGTGGTATGAAACTTGAACTTCAAAATCATAAATTAGTTCAGGTAATTCCTGATGATGTTGATGCAAAATGGCCTGATGATGCTACAAGAGAAATGAGTAATGGTTTATTATCAATTGGTCTTCGTGGTATTAGTGCAGAGCGTTTAAGAAAACATCAAGCAAATTGGGCTAATTTTGACCCTGATACTTTAATGGGTATTGGTGGAGATGTAAAAGGCGAATACTATGGCTTACCTTGGCCTGTATGGGATGCAAAACACCCTGGAACTGCTATTTTATGGAACCCAAATGTTCCTTATGAAAAAGGTGGAATGGGCTTTAGAAATAGATTTGGACTTGAGCATAATGGAGTTAGTCAGTTAGCTGATAATTCATTCACTCCTGTTGGTTCTAAAGTTAAAGGTGGTTATCCTGAAATTAAAAAAGATAATATTGAGCAAGTATTTGGTATTACATTAAGTGATGAAGAAAAAGAATTAATGGGTAATTCTTGGAGCACAGATATTTCAGGAATTATATTAGAAAAATGCCGTGAAAAAAGTGCTTGTTGCTTAGGAAATGCAAGAGCTAGAACTATAGTTTGGGAATTTAGCGACCAAATTCCAAAACATAGAGAGCCAGTGCATTCACCAAGATGGGATTTGGTGCAAAAATATCCAACATTTGACGACCAAACAACTCCAAATTTCCGTGTTACTACAATGTTTAAGAGCGAGCAACAAAAACAAGACTGGAGCAAGGATTTTCCTATTATCATTAGCTCAATGCGTTTAGTAAATCTAAGTGGTGCTGGTATGCTTGAGAGAACTAGTAAATATTTAGCTGATATTACACCTGAAATGTTTGCTAATGTTCATCCAGAGCTTGCAATGCAACACAATATTGGCGATGGAGAAATGATGTGGATACATAGCCCGCAAGGAACTAAGATTAAAGTAAAATGTATTCACAATAGAAGTGTAACTCCAGATAGAATTTGCTTACCTTACAACTTCGCTGGTGTTTTACAAGGAGTTGATTTAAGTCATAACTATCCAGAAGGCACTAAACCTTATACAATAGGCGAAATGTCAAATACGGTTACAAACTATGGTTTTGATCCAAATACACAAATTAGCGAATTTAACGCTGGACTTTGCAAGATAGAAAGGGCATAA
- a CDS encoding twin-arginine translocation signal domain-containing protein: MENKRRAFLKKALSAGATCAVASVGLNAATSSENNSSGVVSGRAKKKEVLYKKTLHWEKFYKIAY, translated from the coding sequence ATGGAGAACAAAAGAAGAGCTTTTCTTAAAAAAGCATTAAGTGCTGGAGCTACCTGTGCTGTTGCTAGCGTAGGTTTAAATGCAGCAACAAGTAGCGAAAATAATAGCTCTGGTGTAGTATCTGGTCGTGCAAAGAAAAAAGAAGTGTTATATAAAAAGACCCTTCACTGGGAAAAATTTTATAAAATTGCATATTAA
- the coaE gene encoding dephospho-CoA kinase (Dephospho-CoA kinase (CoaE) performs the final step in coenzyme A biosynthesis.), which yields MLQKFKRVKRYYKNIYVITSSIACGKSTFLNIAKENEIFCISADEISSKVFCYKWKQIRKKLNISNSYFKFLKEKKRAVANVIFNDKTAKKKLEKIMHSKIKKEILKKIKQNKNKIIFVEIPLFFENSNYNFLLNKIVIYCPYELSLTRLMNRNNLTEFEAKLRLNSQLHIDKKIKFASYLIKNDGNLEDFKDNSLKLIQKLKEKHGIS from the coding sequence TTGTTACAAAAATTTAAAAGAGTTAAAAGGTATTATAAAAATATTTATGTAATAACATCTAGCATTGCTTGTGGTAAATCTACATTTTTAAATATTGCTAAAGAAAATGAAATATTTTGCATTAGTGCTGATGAAATTTCTTCAAAAGTTTTTTGCTACAAATGGAAACAAATTCGTAAAAAATTAAATATTTCAAATTCCTATTTCAAATTCTTAAAAGAAAAAAAACGAGCAGTAGCAAATGTGATTTTTAATGACAAAACAGCTAAGAAAAAATTAGAAAAAATAATGCACTCAAAAATCAAAAAAGAAATTCTCAAAAAAATCAAACAAAATAAAAATAAAATAATTTTTGTAGAAATTCCCTTGTTTTTTGAAAATAGCAATTATAATTTTTTGCTTAATAAAATTGTGATTTATTGCCCTTATGAATTATCTTTAACAAGACTTATGAATAGAAATAATTTAACAGAATTTGAAGCAAAACTAAGATTAAATTCTCAATTACACATAGACAAAAAAATAAAATTTGCAAGTTATTTAATCAAAAACGATGGTAATTTAGAAGATTTTAAAGATAACTCGCTAAAACTTATCCAAAAACTAAAGGAAAAACATGGAATTTCATAA
- the dapF gene encoding diaminopimelate epimerase produces MEFHKYYANGNDFIIFQTNNLDENYLSKLAIKLCNRHSGIGADGLIVIKKNDKDYDFTWGFYNQDGSKANMCGNGARAAAHFAYTQNLANKNMSFLTGAGIIKATIFDDDFVEIRLTKAKVIHENLVEFQNVFCLIDTGVPHLVTLDGVQNYNEENAKYLREKYDANVNYATFKDGVLYVRTYERGVGETLACGTGMNACFYYARMLKLVDEKATIYPKSNDICEVSFKDDYLYFKAQVKKIFSTTLDC; encoded by the coding sequence ATGGAATTTCATAAATACTACGCAAATGGAAATGATTTTATTATTTTTCAAACTAATAATTTAGATGAAAATTATTTAAGTAAATTAGCCATAAAATTATGCAATAGACATAGTGGAATAGGTGCTGATGGGCTTATTGTAATCAAAAAAAATGATAAAGATTATGATTTTACTTGGGGATTTTACAATCAAGATGGCTCAAAAGCTAATATGTGTGGTAATGGTGCAAGAGCTGCGGCACATTTTGCTTACACTCAAAATTTAGCAAATAAAAATATGAGTTTTTTAACTGGTGCAGGGATTATTAAGGCGACAATTTTTGATGATGATTTTGTAGAAATTAGATTAACTAAAGCTAAGGTTATACACGAAAATTTAGTGGAATTTCAAAATGTATTTTGCCTAATTGATACAGGTGTGCCACACCTAGTAACTCTTGATGGAGTGCAAAACTACAACGAAGAAAATGCTAAATATTTAAGAGAAAAATATGATGCAAATGTAAATTACGCAACTTTTAAAGACGGGGTTTTATATGTTAGAACTTATGAGCGTGGAGTTGGAGAAACTTTAGCTTGTGGAACTGGAATGAACGCTTGTTTTTATTATGCTAGAATGCTTAAATTAGTTGATGAAAAGGCTACTATTTATCCAAAAAGCAATGATATTTGCGAAGTGAGTTTTAAAGATGATTATTTATATTTTAAAGCACAAGTTAAAAAAATTTTTAGCACTACGCTTGATTGTTAA
- a CDS encoding dUTP diphosphatase, with translation MLNNFASILIFFDVEGMMKLQYTNDMLSLQQALNNATCGIGWEKGYTKENRLIDFARCIYMECAELVDSMPWKHWKSIDASWDLENIQIELVDIWHFILSLAIMQNQQKELINTISEFKFNKTNKNLNDILELSRELIHTSSAKELNITQITEIFLKLMCSCELEFTRLYKIYIGKNVLNKFRQDNGYKNGTYKKLWNGKEDNVILYELLEQNDINYDSLYKNLNEIYKNLKD, from the coding sequence TTGTTAAATAATTTTGCTAGTATTTTGATATTTTTTGATGTAGAAGGGATGATGAAATTACAATATACTAATGATATGTTAAGCTTACAGCAAGCTTTAAATAACGCAACTTGCGGAATTGGTTGGGAAAAAGGTTATACAAAGGAAAATCGCTTAATTGATTTTGCTCGTTGTATTTATATGGAATGTGCTGAACTCGTTGATTCTATGCCTTGGAAACATTGGAAAAGCATAGATGCTAGTTGGGATTTAGAAAATATTCAAATTGAATTAGTTGATATTTGGCATTTTATTTTAAGCCTTGCAATTATGCAAAATCAACAAAAAGAACTTATAAACACGATTTCAGAATTTAAATTCAATAAAACAAATAAAAATTTAAATGATATTTTAGAACTTTCAAGAGAATTAATTCACACAAGTAGTGCAAAAGAGCTAAACATAACGCAAATTACAGAAATATTTTTAAAGCTAATGTGTAGTTGTGAGTTAGAATTTACAAGACTTTATAAAATCTACATTGGTAAAAATGTCTTAAATAAATTCCGCCAAGATAACGGCTATAAAAATGGAACTTATAAAAAACTTTGGAATGGTAAAGAAGACAATGTAATCTTATATGAACTACTAGAGCAAAATGATATAAACTATGATAGTTTGTATAAAAATCTTAATGAAATTTATAAAAATTTAAAGGATTAA